One genomic window of Pungitius pungitius chromosome 11, fPunPun2.1, whole genome shotgun sequence includes the following:
- the si:ch73-139j3.4 gene encoding CD82 antigen isoform X4, with protein sequence MKLDVKIQMLNFFFEVFNFIFLVLGFSVCGIGLWILFDGGNLLNVDASDELRVVGAGLMLIGLVVLAVSIVGIVGAMKEIRVLLLVYMGLLIALVLGQLFVTLLLLINRDKIEQSLDQTVNQIILWYDGHNRTDTLMDQIQRYESCCGRMGPSDWLQNSFLQIHNLTNQDLLPCSCFNSSRPAINSPWCSESQNLTGPVYGVGGGSYEQGCKQKLVDWLQENMLTLIAMDTALMLIQVVQFVFSVYLYRALGSRTTPKDPEPGEHQDLQDQNYADVDPDNDLHYASLRFDSSGRRTIS encoded by the exons ATGAAGCTGGACGTGAAGATTCAGATGCTGAACTTCTTCTTTGAAGTTTTTAACTTCATCTTCCTG GTTCttggtttcagtgtgtgtggcaTTGGTCTCTGGATCCTGTTTGATGGCGGAAACCTACTGAACGTCGATGCCTCAG acgAGCTGCGTGttgtgggggcggggcttatgcTGATTGGTCTGGTGGTGTTGGCGGTCAGCATAGTCGGGATCGTCGGAGCCATGAAAGAGATCAGAGTCCTGCTGCTCGTG TACATGGGCCTCCTCATCGCACTGGTCCTGGGTCAGCTGTTcgtcacactgctgctgctcattaACAGAGACAAG ATTGAACAGAGTCTGGATCAAACCGTAAACCAGATCATCTTGTGGTACGATGGACACAACAGGACGGACACACTGATGGACCAAATCCAGCGCTAC GAAAGCTGCTGCGGCAGGATGGgcccttctgattggctgcagaaCTCCTTCCTGCAGATCCATAACTTGACCAATCAGGACCTGCTTCCTTGTTCCTGTTTCAATTCCAGTCGTCCCGCCATCAACTCGCCGTGGTGCTCAGAGAGCCAGAACCTCACCGGACCCGTTTACGGGGTGGGAGGCGGGTCCTATGAGCAg GGTTGCAAGCAGAAGCTTGTTGATTGGCTGCAAGAAAACATGCTCACACTCATTGCCATGGACACCGCACTCATGCTGATCCAG GTGGTCCAGTTTGTCTTCTCAGTGTATCTGTACCGAGCGCTGGGCAGCAGAACCACCCCCAAGGATCCGGAGCCCGGAGAGCACCAGGACCTCCAGGATCAGAACTACGCCGACGTGGACCCTGACAACG ATCTTCACTACGCCTCTCTGAGATTTGACTCCTCAGGCAGAAGAACCATCAGCTGA
- the si:ch73-139j3.4 gene encoding CD82 antigen isoform X3: protein MKLDVKIQMLNFFFEVFNFIFLVLGFSVCGIGLWILFDGGNLLNVDASDELRVVGAGLMLIGLVVLAVSIVGIVGAMKEIRVLLLVYMGLLIALVLGQLFVTLLLLINRDKIEQSLDQTVNQIILWYDGHNRTDTLMDQIQRYESCCGRMGPSDWLQNSFLQIHNLTNQDLLPCSCFNSSRPAINSPWCSESQNLTGPVYGVGGGSYEQGCKQKLVDWLQENMLTLIAMDTALMLIQVVQFVFSVYLYRALGSRTTPKDPEPGEHQDLQDQNYADVDPDNEDLHYASLRFDSSGRRTIS from the exons ATGAAGCTGGACGTGAAGATTCAGATGCTGAACTTCTTCTTTGAAGTTTTTAACTTCATCTTCCTG GTTCttggtttcagtgtgtgtggcaTTGGTCTCTGGATCCTGTTTGATGGCGGAAACCTACTGAACGTCGATGCCTCAG acgAGCTGCGTGttgtgggggcggggcttatgcTGATTGGTCTGGTGGTGTTGGCGGTCAGCATAGTCGGGATCGTCGGAGCCATGAAAGAGATCAGAGTCCTGCTGCTCGTG TACATGGGCCTCCTCATCGCACTGGTCCTGGGTCAGCTGTTcgtcacactgctgctgctcattaACAGAGACAAG ATTGAACAGAGTCTGGATCAAACCGTAAACCAGATCATCTTGTGGTACGATGGACACAACAGGACGGACACACTGATGGACCAAATCCAGCGCTAC GAAAGCTGCTGCGGCAGGATGGgcccttctgattggctgcagaaCTCCTTCCTGCAGATCCATAACTTGACCAATCAGGACCTGCTTCCTTGTTCCTGTTTCAATTCCAGTCGTCCCGCCATCAACTCGCCGTGGTGCTCAGAGAGCCAGAACCTCACCGGACCCGTTTACGGGGTGGGAGGCGGGTCCTATGAGCAg GGTTGCAAGCAGAAGCTTGTTGATTGGCTGCAAGAAAACATGCTCACACTCATTGCCATGGACACCGCACTCATGCTGATCCAG GTGGTCCAGTTTGTCTTCTCAGTGTATCTGTACCGAGCGCTGGGCAGCAGAACCACCCCCAAGGATCCGGAGCCCGGAGAGCACCAGGACCTCCAGGATCAGAACTACGCCGACGTGGACCCTGACAACG AAGATCTTCACTACGCCTCTCTGAGATTTGACTCCTCAGGCAGAAGAACCATCAGCTGA
- the si:ch73-139j3.4 gene encoding CD82 antigen isoform X1, with the protein MKLDVKIQMLNFFFEVFNFIFLVLGFSVCGIGLWILFDGGNLLNVDASDELRVVGAGLMLIGLVVLAVSIVGIVGAMKEIRVLLLVYMGLLIALVLGQLFVTLLLLINRDKIEQSLDQTVNQIILWYDGHNRTDTLMDQIQRYESCCGRMGPSDWLQNSFLQIHNLTNQDLLPCSCFNSSRPAINSPWCSESQNLTGPVYGVGGGSYEQGCKQKLVDWLQENMLTLIAMDTALMLIQVTRPEPELETRTKPEPETRPKLEPDPETRPIDKTINKTRTRDKTRPRDKTRTRTKSRDTTRTRDQILEPETRPRDKTRTRTEPRDKTRTRDAGLKRG; encoded by the exons ATGAAGCTGGACGTGAAGATTCAGATGCTGAACTTCTTCTTTGAAGTTTTTAACTTCATCTTCCTG GTTCttggtttcagtgtgtgtggcaTTGGTCTCTGGATCCTGTTTGATGGCGGAAACCTACTGAACGTCGATGCCTCAG acgAGCTGCGTGttgtgggggcggggcttatgcTGATTGGTCTGGTGGTGTTGGCGGTCAGCATAGTCGGGATCGTCGGAGCCATGAAAGAGATCAGAGTCCTGCTGCTCGTG TACATGGGCCTCCTCATCGCACTGGTCCTGGGTCAGCTGTTcgtcacactgctgctgctcattaACAGAGACAAG ATTGAACAGAGTCTGGATCAAACCGTAAACCAGATCATCTTGTGGTACGATGGACACAACAGGACGGACACACTGATGGACCAAATCCAGCGCTAC GAAAGCTGCTGCGGCAGGATGGgcccttctgattggctgcagaaCTCCTTCCTGCAGATCCATAACTTGACCAATCAGGACCTGCTTCCTTGTTCCTGTTTCAATTCCAGTCGTCCCGCCATCAACTCGCCGTGGTGCTCAGAGAGCCAGAACCTCACCGGACCCGTTTACGGGGTGGGAGGCGGGTCCTATGAGCAg GGTTGCAAGCAGAAGCTTGTTGATTGGCTGCAAGAAAACATGCTCACACTCATTGCCATGGACACCGCACTCATGCTGATCCAGGTAACaagaccagaaccagaactAGAGACCAGAACAAAACCAGAACCAGAGACCAGACCAAAACTAGAACCAGACCCAGAGACAAGACCCATAGATAAGACTATAAACAAGACCAGAACCAGAGACAAGACCAGACCCAGAGACaagaccagaaccagaaccaaatCCAGAGACACGACCAGAACCAGAGACCAGATACTAGAACCAGAGACCAGACCCAGAGACaagaccagaaccagaaccgaACCCAGAGACAAGACCAGAACCAGAGACGCTGGTTTGAAGAGAGGCTGA
- the si:ch73-139j3.4 gene encoding CD82 antigen isoform X2, whose translation MKLDVKIQMLNFFFEVFNFIFLVLGFSVCGIGLWILFDGGNLLNVDASDELRVVGAGLMLIGLVVLAVSIVGIVGAMKEIRVLLLVYMGLLIALVLGQLFVTLLLLINRDKIEQSLDQTVNQIILWYDGHNRTDTLMDQIQRYESCCGRMGPSDWLQNSFLQIHNLTNQDLLPCSCFNSSRPAINSPWCSESQNLTGPVYGVGGGSYEQGCKQKLVDWLQENMLTLIAMDTALMLIQVVQFVFSVYLYRALGSRTTPKDPEPGEHQDLQDQNYADVDPDNGDFGPAHVTHRHNLYHDAADLAYHHGNWDYT comes from the exons ATGAAGCTGGACGTGAAGATTCAGATGCTGAACTTCTTCTTTGAAGTTTTTAACTTCATCTTCCTG GTTCttggtttcagtgtgtgtggcaTTGGTCTCTGGATCCTGTTTGATGGCGGAAACCTACTGAACGTCGATGCCTCAG acgAGCTGCGTGttgtgggggcggggcttatgcTGATTGGTCTGGTGGTGTTGGCGGTCAGCATAGTCGGGATCGTCGGAGCCATGAAAGAGATCAGAGTCCTGCTGCTCGTG TACATGGGCCTCCTCATCGCACTGGTCCTGGGTCAGCTGTTcgtcacactgctgctgctcattaACAGAGACAAG ATTGAACAGAGTCTGGATCAAACCGTAAACCAGATCATCTTGTGGTACGATGGACACAACAGGACGGACACACTGATGGACCAAATCCAGCGCTAC GAAAGCTGCTGCGGCAGGATGGgcccttctgattggctgcagaaCTCCTTCCTGCAGATCCATAACTTGACCAATCAGGACCTGCTTCCTTGTTCCTGTTTCAATTCCAGTCGTCCCGCCATCAACTCGCCGTGGTGCTCAGAGAGCCAGAACCTCACCGGACCCGTTTACGGGGTGGGAGGCGGGTCCTATGAGCAg GGTTGCAAGCAGAAGCTTGTTGATTGGCTGCAAGAAAACATGCTCACACTCATTGCCATGGACACCGCACTCATGCTGATCCAG GTGGTCCAGTTTGTCTTCTCAGTGTATCTGTACCGAGCGCTGGGCAGCAGAACCACCCCCAAGGATCCGGAGCCCGGAGAGCACCAGGACCTCCAGGATCAGAACTACGCCGACGTGGACCCTGACAACGGTGACTTTGGTCCCGCCCACGTGacacatcgccacaacttatacCACGACGCAGCCGACCTGGCTTATCACCACGGCAACTGGGACTACACCTAA